One Halolamina litorea genomic window carries:
- a CDS encoding ABC transporter permease, producing the protein MVQITGRYLLRRVAISVLTVYVLATLLFALMHAMPGSPIDALIGPGMTTEQIENIEQRFGLNQPIWLQYVEFITSVTFFDFGYSVQTLEPVRERLVERLVPTIVLFAPAFMLQYSLGTVIGTYLGWNRGSKTDLAGFTTGLFMYSIPFFWLAWILVGVFSYELNWFPSGSMVPPYTTSFAWFEAVFNLLLHMTIPVLSLALVGWAGPMLIMRTTMQDVVDADYVDFARAQGYDEPTVMTRFGARNALIPVVTQAIIGIAFMIDGSVIVETVFSWPGIGELLVDAIFAKDLPTALAAFYTLGVIIIVLRLITDVVYTMIDPRIEFGGEA; encoded by the coding sequence CGTGCTGGCGACGCTGCTGTTCGCCCTGATGCACGCCATGCCGGGCAGTCCGATCGACGCGCTGATCGGTCCCGGGATGACGACCGAACAGATCGAGAACATCGAGCAGCGCTTCGGCCTGAACCAACCCATCTGGCTCCAGTACGTCGAGTTCATCACGTCGGTGACGTTCTTCGACTTCGGCTACTCGGTCCAGACGCTGGAACCGGTCCGCGAGCGACTGGTCGAGCGACTGGTGCCGACGATCGTGCTGTTCGCCCCGGCGTTCATGCTGCAGTACTCGCTGGGCACGGTGATCGGGACATACCTCGGCTGGAACCGCGGGTCGAAGACCGACCTCGCGGGGTTCACCACGGGGCTGTTCATGTACTCGATCCCCTTTTTCTGGCTGGCGTGGATCCTCGTGGGGGTGTTCTCCTACGAACTCAACTGGTTCCCCAGCGGCTCGATGGTGCCGCCGTACACCACCAGCTTCGCGTGGTTCGAGGCGGTGTTCAACCTCCTGTTGCACATGACCATTCCCGTGCTCTCGCTCGCGCTGGTGGGCTGGGCCGGGCCGATGCTCATCATGCGGACGACGATGCAGGACGTGGTCGACGCCGACTACGTCGACTTCGCCCGCGCACAGGGGTACGACGAGCCGACCGTGATGACCCGCTTTGGCGCCCGGAACGCGCTGATCCCGGTCGTCACGCAGGCCATCATCGGCATCGCGTTCATGATCGACGGCTCGGTCATCGTCGAGACGGTGTTCTCGTGGCCGGGCATCGGCGAGTTGCTCGTCGACGCCATCTTCGCGAAGGACCTGCCGACGGCGCTGGCGGCGTTCTACACGCTCGGGGTCATCATCATCGTCCTGCGGCTCATCACGGACGTGGTCTACACCATGATCGACCCGCGGATCGAGTTCGGGGGTGAGGCCTGA
- a CDS encoding ABC transporter permease, with amino-acid sequence MAAETADADTEPGTQSQLRERLYPFAVGVRRTWDQFTESRLGVTGLFIIAAISFVAIFAPYIAPHPLEWQAFGNNPTFQQAGQLPHPPAFGDPFFAPLGTDSLGHGILTQLIYGSRTALFIGLAAGVLSSLVGVPLGIISGFYSNTWVDEGIQRVVDVMYGLPFLPLVIVLVFINGVTTTNIILGIVAKSWLNNAIVIRGQVLSLSKRPFIEAAEASGASDFRIMWRHILPNVLPLGFIYLAQDAAFAILIQASLAFLGLADFTQVSWGTMLQWIQVEGYIYTAPWWLIPPGLMIALLAASFYFIGYSLEDVMNPGGNS; translated from the coding sequence ATGGCGGCCGAAACCGCCGACGCCGACACGGAGCCGGGCACGCAAAGCCAACTCCGCGAGCGACTCTACCCCTTCGCCGTCGGCGTCCGACGGACGTGGGACCAGTTCACCGAGTCCCGACTCGGCGTGACGGGGCTGTTCATCATCGCGGCGATCTCCTTCGTGGCGATCTTCGCGCCGTACATCGCCCCGCACCCACTGGAGTGGCAGGCGTTCGGGAACAACCCCACCTTCCAACAGGCCGGGCAGTTGCCCCACCCGCCGGCGTTCGGGGACCCCTTCTTCGCGCCGCTGGGCACCGACAGCCTCGGCCACGGGATCCTCACACAGCTGATCTACGGCTCGCGCACCGCGCTGTTCATCGGGCTGGCCGCGGGGGTCCTCTCCTCGCTGGTCGGCGTGCCGCTGGGCATCATCAGCGGCTTCTACAGCAACACGTGGGTCGACGAGGGGATCCAGCGCGTCGTCGACGTGATGTACGGGCTGCCGTTCCTGCCGCTGGTGATCGTGCTGGTGTTCATCAACGGCGTGACGACGACGAACATCATCCTCGGCATCGTCGCCAAGTCGTGGCTGAACAACGCCATCGTGATCCGTGGACAGGTGCTCTCGCTGTCGAAGCGGCCGTTCATCGAGGCGGCCGAGGCGAGCGGCGCCAGCGACTTCCGCATCATGTGGCGTCACATCCTGCCGAACGTCCTGCCGCTGGGGTTCATCTACCTCGCACAGGACGCCGCCTTCGCCATCCTGATCCAAGCGAGCCTCGCGTTCCTGGGGCTGGCGGACTTCACGCAGGTCTCCTGGGGCACGATGCTCCAGTGGATACAGGTGGAAGGCTACATCTACACGGCGCCGTGGTGGCTCATCCCGCCGGGGCTGATGATCGCCCTGCTGGCGGCGTCGTTCTACTTCATCGGCTACAGCCTCGAAGACGTGATGAACCCCGGAGGTAACTCATGA
- a CDS encoding ABC transporter ATP-binding protein has protein sequence MSSATTPTTPDEPDDETVLEVEDLSITYRMDDEADVHAVQNVSFSIEAGTTFGLVGESGCGKTTAARSLIGLLDDNGEVTGGSVRKDGRDLTEVSDDELRAARWDEIATIPQNVMNALNPVETVGSQILDVIQLHTDRSQDEAKTHAEDLFEQVGLTPDRLNDYPHEFSGGMLQRAVIAMAMSCDPDLIIADEPTTALDVVVQDEILSELAELQAEMGVAVLVISHDIGVMAEICDDVGVMYAGELMEVGTAEEVFTDPSNPYTMGLANSFPDITDPDRDLVDIPGTAPELKGEHTGCPFVERCPFATEECESYRPELAAVDDGADPNAAGSDADGHRSRCHYVDDVERLREDAADPETWGGIAGGGDAVEPGDETVFAADGVKKYFDAESGLLDSILGREPTPVKAVDGVSFDVKEGEIFGIVGESGCGKSTLGRTMLNLHQPTEGTMSLDGEAIGDIPNEEFRRAAQVIFQDPFESLNPRMTIQQTLTEPLALLDDDLTYTERIEVARATLEEVGLSPAEEYLSRFPDQLSGGERQRVSIARALVVDPRFLLADEPVSMLDVSIRASVLNILRRLRRDEGLTLSIISHDLSLIRNVSDRTGVMYLGEFVETGDTDRIVEDPKHPYTKALVDSVPVPDPTVEREPAEIGGDPPSPRDPPSGCRFHTRCPAVIPPAEFEFADGRFRELMDLRQAIDAGTVRVARARQDSADPDDPASVADAIKARRFDGEFVDPEAESVVDDALTALADGDDGAAADRLEDAFTTPCELDRPELVEFEDGRQVACHLYD, from the coding sequence ATGAGCAGCGCGACGACACCCACGACGCCCGACGAACCGGACGACGAGACGGTCCTCGAAGTCGAGGACCTCTCGATCACCTACCGCATGGACGACGAGGCCGACGTACACGCGGTGCAGAACGTGAGCTTCTCCATCGAGGCGGGCACGACGTTCGGCCTCGTCGGCGAGTCCGGCTGTGGGAAGACCACCGCCGCCCGCTCGCTGATCGGGCTGCTGGACGACAACGGCGAGGTCACCGGCGGCTCGGTCCGGAAGGACGGCCGTGACCTCACCGAGGTGTCCGACGACGAACTGCGCGCGGCGCGCTGGGACGAGATCGCGACGATCCCCCAGAACGTGATGAACGCGCTCAACCCCGTCGAGACGGTCGGCTCACAGATCCTCGACGTGATCCAACTCCACACCGACCGGAGCCAGGACGAGGCCAAGACCCACGCCGAGGACCTCTTCGAGCAGGTCGGCCTCACCCCCGACCGGCTGAACGACTACCCCCACGAGTTCTCCGGCGGCATGCTCCAGCGCGCGGTCATCGCGATGGCGATGTCCTGCGATCCGGACCTCATCATCGCCGACGAGCCGACGACGGCGCTGGACGTGGTCGTGCAGGACGAGATCCTCTCGGAACTCGCGGAACTGCAGGCCGAGATGGGCGTGGCGGTGCTGGTGATCAGCCACGACATCGGCGTGATGGCCGAGATCTGTGACGACGTTGGCGTGATGTACGCCGGCGAACTCATGGAGGTCGGCACCGCCGAGGAGGTGTTCACCGACCCCTCGAACCCCTACACGATGGGGCTGGCGAACTCCTTCCCGGATATCACCGACCCGGACCGCGACCTCGTGGACATCCCCGGGACCGCCCCGGAGCTGAAGGGCGAACACACCGGCTGCCCGTTCGTCGAGCGCTGTCCGTTCGCGACCGAGGAGTGCGAGAGCTACCGGCCCGAACTCGCCGCCGTCGACGACGGCGCCGACCCGAACGCCGCCGGGAGCGACGCCGACGGCCACCGCTCGCGCTGTCACTACGTCGACGACGTGGAGCGCCTGCGCGAGGACGCCGCCGACCCCGAGACGTGGGGCGGCATCGCCGGCGGCGGCGACGCCGTCGAACCCGGCGACGAGACGGTGTTCGCCGCCGACGGCGTGAAGAAGTACTTCGACGCCGAGTCGGGGCTGCTCGACTCCATCCTCGGTCGGGAGCCGACGCCGGTGAAAGCAGTCGACGGCGTCTCCTTCGACGTGAAGGAGGGCGAAATATTCGGTATCGTCGGCGAGTCCGGTTGCGGGAAGTCGACGCTGGGCCGGACGATGCTGAACCTCCACCAGCCGACGGAGGGAACGATGTCCCTCGACGGCGAGGCCATCGGCGACATCCCCAACGAGGAGTTCCGCCGGGCCGCACAGGTCATCTTCCAGGACCCCTTCGAGAGCCTGAACCCGCGGATGACGATCCAGCAGACGCTGACGGAGCCGTTGGCGCTGCTCGACGACGACCTGACCTACACCGAGCGGATCGAGGTCGCACGGGCGACGCTCGAAGAGGTGGGCCTCTCGCCGGCCGAGGAGTACCTGAGTCGGTTCCCGGACCAACTCAGCGGCGGTGAGCGCCAGCGTGTCTCCATCGCGCGGGCGCTGGTCGTCGACCCGCGCTTCCTCCTCGCCGACGAGCCGGTGTCGATGCTCGACGTGAGCATCCGGGCGAGCGTGCTCAACATCCTCCGGCGACTCCGGCGGGACGAGGGGCTGACGCTGTCGATCATCAGCCACGACCTCAGCCTGATCCGGAACGTCAGCGACCGGACCGGCGTGATGTACCTCGGCGAGTTCGTCGAGACCGGCGACACCGACCGGATCGTGGAGGACCCGAAACACCCATACACGAAGGCGCTGGTCGACTCCGTTCCCGTGCCGGACCCGACGGTCGAGCGCGAACCGGCGGAGATCGGCGGCGACCCACCGTCGCCGCGCGATCCGCCGTCGGGCTGTCGGTTCCACACCCGTTGTCCGGCCGTGATCCCGCCGGCGGAGTTCGAGTTCGCCGACGGGCGGTTCCGCGAACTGATGGACCTGCGGCAGGCCATCGACGCCGGCACGGTGCGGGTCGCCCGCGCCCGGCAGGACAGCGCCGACCCGGACGACCCCGCGTCGGTCGCCGATGCGATCAAGGCCCGGCGCTTCGACGGCGAGTTCGTCGACCCCGAGGCCGAGTCGGTCGTCGACGACGCCCTGACGGCGCTCGCCGACGGCGACGACGGGGCGGCGGCCGACCGGCTGGAAGACGCGTTCACGACGCCGTGTGAACTGGACCGGCCGGAGCTGGTCGAGTTCGAGGACGGGCGACAGGTCGCCTGTCACCTGTACGACTAA
- a CDS encoding dipeptidase, with protein sequence MVTRKQYDGYEPYDYLEAGEDYEAFATQADPHFFGEPYSIPLDDDEAARAERLGAEETVVSLHEHAFYFPENIEEIDDYCRQGRAMTAYHALAASNLDAVFDWHLDGVLRMHSKNGWKFSEVVHDLGIRAADIAKQDFVVRAGSVDDIRAAHENGQVAIVPSIEGCMMIENEIDRLDVLYGLGVRALGITYSESNALGTGINDEDSDGGLTSFGEDAVERMNKLGILIDPSHASRQTTLDTCEASTDPVMLSHNGARELLDITRLDEDEVLEAVADTGGVIGIQSAPHNVASPDHPKHTIESVMDHFQYVEELVGIDHVSFGPDTLYGDHVGLHKYMGKNYDKYPDWQEIEFDYVEGMENPTEAWHNIVRWLVREGYSDEEIRKVTGGNTLRVLETVW encoded by the coding sequence ATGGTTACGCGAAAGCAGTACGACGGGTACGAGCCGTACGACTACCTCGAGGCCGGCGAGGACTACGAGGCGTTCGCGACGCAAGCGGACCCACACTTCTTCGGGGAACCGTACAGCATCCCGCTGGACGACGACGAGGCGGCACGCGCCGAGCGCCTCGGGGCGGAGGAGACGGTCGTCTCGCTGCACGAACACGCGTTCTACTTCCCCGAGAACATCGAGGAGATCGACGACTACTGCCGGCAGGGGCGGGCGATGACCGCCTACCACGCGTTGGCGGCGTCGAACCTCGACGCGGTGTTCGACTGGCACCTCGACGGCGTGCTCCGGATGCACTCGAAGAACGGCTGGAAGTTCTCGGAGGTCGTTCACGACCTCGGGATCAGGGCTGCTGACATCGCGAAACAGGATTTCGTGGTCCGCGCCGGGAGCGTCGACGACATCCGTGCGGCCCACGAGAACGGGCAGGTCGCCATCGTCCCGAGCATCGAGGGCTGCATGATGATCGAGAACGAGATCGATCGACTCGACGTCCTCTACGGGCTCGGGGTCCGTGCGTTGGGCATCACCTACAGCGAGTCGAACGCCCTCGGAACGGGGATCAACGACGAGGACAGCGACGGGGGGCTGACGAGCTTCGGCGAGGACGCCGTCGAACGGATGAACAAACTCGGCATCCTGATCGACCCGAGCCACGCGAGCAGGCAGACGACGCTCGACACCTGCGAGGCGAGTACGGACCCGGTGATGCTCTCTCACAACGGCGCACGGGAACTGCTCGACATCACCCGTCTCGACGAAGACGAGGTGCTCGAGGCCGTCGCGGACACCGGCGGCGTCATCGGGATCCAGAGCGCACCACACAACGTCGCCTCCCCGGACCACCCGAAACACACGATCGAGTCGGTGATGGACCACTTCCAGTACGTCGAGGAGCTGGTCGGCATCGACCACGTCTCGTTCGGCCCGGACACGCTGTACGGCGACCACGTCGGCCTGCACAAGTACATGGGGAAGAACTACGACAAGTACCCCGACTGGCAGGAAATCGAGTTCGACTACGTCGAGGGGATGGAGAACCCCACCGAGGCGTGGCACAACATCGTCCGGTGGCTCGTCCGTGAAGGCTACAGCGACGAGGAGATCCGCAAGGTCACCGGCGGAAACACGCTGCGAGTGCTCGAAACGGTCTGGTAG
- a CDS encoding IclR family transcriptional regulator has product MPDGSPSLKSVERSFRILEFIRDNEPVSLTRVSESLDVPKSTMHRHLSTLVSAGYLVREDGIYRLSFEFLSYANRIQLRDPAYPMIKRKVRDLAEESEEFVQFSTDEEDRLVYLFKETGRNGLFSRSDARTFRPLHSTAGGKAILSTWPREAVETYIDRSELEGITENTITDPDALFDELDLVRDRGYAVNNEETVEGLGALSVPIENTDDGVVGALGISGPVNRVGSGNEEYAELLLDAKKEVELNIRLL; this is encoded by the coding sequence ATGCCGGACGGCTCACCTTCCCTGAAGTCCGTCGAGCGCTCGTTCCGAATCTTGGAGTTCATCCGGGACAACGAACCCGTCTCGCTCACGCGGGTGTCCGAGAGCCTCGACGTTCCGAAGAGCACCATGCACCGCCACCTCTCGACGCTCGTGTCGGCCGGCTATCTGGTGCGGGAGGACGGGATCTACCGCCTCTCCTTCGAGTTCCTCAGTTACGCCAACCGGATCCAACTGCGTGACCCGGCGTACCCGATGATCAAACGAAAGGTCCGTGACCTCGCCGAGGAGTCCGAGGAGTTCGTCCAGTTCAGCACCGACGAGGAGGACCGCCTGGTGTACCTGTTCAAGGAGACGGGCCGGAACGGGCTGTTCTCGCGGTCGGACGCACGAACGTTCCGGCCGCTCCACTCGACCGCCGGTGGGAAGGCGATCCTTTCGACGTGGCCACGGGAGGCCGTCGAGACGTACATCGACCGGAGCGAACTCGAAGGGATCACCGAGAACACGATCACCGACCCGGACGCGCTGTTCGACGAACTGGATCTGGTCCGGGACCGCGGCTACGCAGTCAACAACGAGGAGACCGTCGAGGGCCTCGGTGCCCTCTCCGTCCCGATCGAGAACACGGACGACGGCGTCGTCGGCGCGCTGGGGATCTCGGGCCCGGTCAACCGCGTCGGCAGCGGTAACGAGGAGTACGCGGAGCTCCTCCTCGACGCGAAGAAGGAAGTGGAACTGAACATCCGATTGCTGTAG
- a CDS encoding M28 family peptidase has protein sequence MSEATTDRSALTEEEREIFDTIDIEEPWNLLEEFAELNRLSGTEDERRAAEYMTGRLDALGVEHQRFDPELYISQPHDATIRTINKTFEPGIVKTVGFSASTTVQAEVEYVGTASSDLVDDGVEGPREPFAELDDLEGRIALVDGGSFSIGATTVLEEKGAGGVIAIHEHRREPHDGIATPVWGGAPPYDERERIPDVPIANVTKHDGGILRDWAESEEGLELELSTELTTDWMACPIVEARIEGKADPDNDDFLLLHGHYDSWYVGITDNATGDAGMLELARVFNEHADKLKRDIRICWWPAHSTGRYAGSTWYTDEHAVEIAERCVAQVNMDSPGAKDSAEYTDMSCWTPEAHGLVTDTIDDVAGIPSAEQFPPRAGDYSFDNIGVTGFFMLGSNIPKEIRDERGYHPVGGCGGNSDAWHVSTDTLDKAGKDELLRDIRIYAVSILRVLNAELLPFDHTRYADRLIDVVEEYDEVAGDAFDFGPTIDELAELREAIESFRERAEAGDIPPSVANNAITELSRTLTRLYLVEDGQFEQDPATSRDPVPRYDPAHEFARLDGDERRFLEVQMKRAQNDTVHELRQARRRLP, from the coding sequence ATGAGCGAGGCAACCACCGACAGGAGCGCCCTGACCGAGGAGGAACGAGAGATCTTCGACACGATCGATATCGAGGAACCGTGGAACCTGCTGGAGGAGTTCGCGGAACTGAACCGGCTCTCGGGCACCGAGGACGAGCGCCGCGCGGCCGAGTACATGACCGGTCGGCTCGACGCACTGGGCGTCGAGCACCAACGGTTCGACCCCGAACTCTACATCAGCCAACCACACGACGCGACGATCCGGACGATCAACAAGACGTTCGAACCCGGGATCGTCAAGACCGTCGGCTTCTCGGCGTCGACGACGGTCCAGGCGGAAGTCGAGTACGTCGGGACAGCGAGCAGCGACCTCGTCGACGACGGGGTCGAGGGGCCACGCGAACCCTTCGCCGAACTGGACGACCTCGAGGGGCGGATCGCGCTCGTCGACGGCGGGAGCTTCTCCATCGGCGCCACGACGGTGCTCGAGGAGAAGGGTGCGGGTGGCGTCATCGCCATCCACGAACACCGCCGCGAGCCACACGACGGCATCGCGACGCCGGTCTGGGGCGGGGCACCCCCCTACGACGAACGGGAGCGGATCCCGGACGTACCCATCGCCAACGTCACGAAACACGACGGCGGGATCCTGCGGGACTGGGCCGAGAGCGAGGAGGGGTTGGAACTCGAACTCTCGACGGAGCTTACGACGGACTGGATGGCGTGTCCCATCGTCGAGGCGCGCATCGAGGGGAAGGCCGATCCCGACAACGACGACTTCCTCCTGCTGCACGGTCACTACGACTCGTGGTACGTCGGGATCACCGACAACGCCACCGGCGACGCCGGGATGCTCGAACTCGCCCGGGTGTTCAACGAACACGCCGACAAACTGAAACGCGACATCAGGATCTGTTGGTGGCCCGCACACTCGACGGGCCGCTACGCCGGGTCGACGTGGTACACCGACGAGCACGCCGTCGAGATCGCCGAACGCTGTGTCGCACAGGTGAACATGGACAGCCCGGGGGCGAAGGACTCCGCCGAGTACACCGACATGTCCTGTTGGACGCCCGAGGCACACGGGTTGGTGACCGACACCATCGACGACGTGGCGGGGATCCCCTCCGCGGAGCAGTTCCCGCCGCGTGCGGGCGACTACTCGTTCGACAACATCGGCGTGACCGGGTTCTTCATGCTGGGGTCGAACATCCCGAAGGAGATCAGGGACGAGCGCGGCTACCACCCCGTCGGCGGCTGCGGCGGCAACTCCGATGCGTGGCACGTCTCGACCGACACGCTCGACAAAGCCGGGAAGGACGAACTCCTGCGGGACATCCGCATCTACGCGGTCAGCATCCTCCGGGTCCTCAACGCTGAGCTACTGCCGTTCGATCACACCCGCTACGCCGACCGGCTGATCGACGTGGTCGAAGAGTACGACGAGGTCGCCGGCGACGCGTTCGACTTCGGACCGACCATCGACGAACTCGCCGAACTCCGCGAGGCGATCGAGTCCTTCCGGGAGCGCGCCGAAGCCGGCGACATCCCGCCCTCGGTCGCGAACAACGCCATCACCGAGCTTTCGCGGACGCTGACCCGACTCTACCTCGTCGAGGACGGCCAGTTCGAACAGGACCCGGCGACGAGTCGGGACCCCGTTCCGCGGTACGATCCGGCACACGAGTTCGCCCGCCTCGACGGCGACGAGCGCCGGTTCTTGGAGGTACAGATGAAACGGGCCCAGAACGACACCGTCCACGAACTCCGACAGGCACGCCGACGGCTCCCCTAA
- a CDS encoding mandelate racemase/muconate lactonizing enzyme family protein, protein MITSVNTVAREIPYADAFPTSYDDPSPTQHVFVRVRTADATGYGEGSALKWFTGDTAETMASIVRSEFAPAIDGKSVPAALGACRDLAARLPGNPGASAAVEMALLDLRAKQIGVPVRDLLGQPRRDSIPLAFASGALPAETVAANVADAFEAGFRTFKIKVDGDLDGDAARINAVTRELADRADPGEAFVRADANTGWESYERAVRAVDRIDRQAFIEYYEQPVAADAVGDLRSLRTGRGVPVFADEAIHGVEEVRELTREPSAVSGFCAKLAKAGSLVDIVRMGELAADADLPVTLVSAFETSLGVAANLHIASVLPTLSSAAELGGNLIEEDPVDRPIARQPDVAVPEGPGLGVELDDGLFD, encoded by the coding sequence GTGATAACGAGTGTCAATACCGTCGCGCGGGAGATCCCCTACGCCGACGCGTTCCCGACGTCCTACGACGACCCCAGCCCGACCCAACACGTGTTCGTTCGAGTGCGAACGGCGGACGCGACCGGCTACGGCGAAGGTTCGGCGCTGAAGTGGTTTACGGGGGACACCGCCGAGACGATGGCGTCCATCGTCCGGTCGGAGTTCGCCCCAGCTATCGACGGCAAGTCCGTCCCCGCGGCCCTCGGGGCCTGCCGTGATCTGGCGGCCCGACTGCCGGGGAATCCGGGGGCGAGTGCCGCCGTCGAGATGGCGCTGCTCGACCTCCGCGCGAAACAGATCGGGGTACCGGTCCGGGACCTCCTCGGACAGCCCCGTCGGGACTCGATCCCGCTGGCGTTCGCTTCGGGCGCGCTCCCGGCGGAGACGGTCGCGGCGAACGTCGCCGACGCGTTCGAAGCGGGGTTCCGAACGTTCAAGATCAAAGTCGACGGCGACCTCGACGGCGACGCCGCGCGGATCAACGCGGTGACGCGGGAGTTGGCGGACCGAGCCGACCCCGGGGAGGCGTTCGTCAGGGCCGACGCCAACACGGGGTGGGAGTCCTACGAGCGGGCGGTTCGGGCCGTCGACCGCATCGACCGGCAAGCGTTCATCGAGTACTACGAACAGCCGGTAGCGGCCGACGCCGTGGGTGATCTGCGTTCGCTGCGCACCGGACGCGGGGTACCGGTGTTCGCCGACGAGGCGATCCACGGTGTCGAGGAGGTCCGTGAACTCACCCGCGAGCCGTCGGCCGTGTCGGGGTTCTGTGCGAAACTCGCGAAGGCGGGCTCGCTGGTCGACATCGTCCGGATGGGGGAGCTCGCGGCCGACGCCGACCTCCCGGTGACGCTCGTCAGCGCGTTCGAGACATCCCTCGGCGTGGCGGCGAACCTCCACATCGCGTCGGTGCTCCCGACGCTCTCCTCGGCGGCGGAGCTCGGCGGGAACCTCATCGAAGAAGACCCGGTCGACCGACCGATCGCACGGCAGCCGGACGTCGCGGTCCCGGAGGGTCCGGGGCTCGGTGTCGAACTCGACGACGGCCTGTTCGACTGA
- a CDS encoding M28 family peptidase, translating to MSQQPPSEKPLDSYESELTESVSIDEPWALLEEFAELVRVSGTEDERRAARYLTDRLEAFGVEYERYDPELYISQPHSASITVDDGVFEPGPVKTVAFSAATTVTGELVYVGEAEQSDVGNDDDSQYHAVNITRPYADVDDLSGKIALTAAGSLSIRATRVLEEKGAAGVIAIHENEREPHDGIASSVWGGAPPYDERERIPDVPIANVTRPDGDELRSYADAEATHEVTLETDVTTDWMACPIVEARIEAGDADPDNDDFVLLHGHYDSWGVGIADNATGDAGLLELARVFDEHADDLKRDLRVAWWPGHSTGRYAGSTWYADEFATDLVEDCVAHVDMDSPGAKGSTEYVDMACWMPEMHGVVASAIEDATGAPYSENRPRRAGDYSFNNLGLSGAFTLSSNIPADVRETMRWHTVGGCGGNADAWHLSTDTLDKAGKPELVRDIRMYAVLVSRLLRSDVLPHDHARNVERHQSIVADYDDLAGDAFDFGPTLDALEEVGDAVEAFHDAVDAGEVDPTTANETIKTLSRTLTRLNFVSDGQFEQDPAYNRPPYPRYENTSMFELYDEDDDEYRFLQVELQRAQNDAVFELSRLRDQLPN from the coding sequence ATGTCTCAGCAGCCCCCCAGCGAGAAGCCGCTGGACTCCTACGAGTCAGAACTCACGGAGTCCGTATCGATAGACGAACCGTGGGCGCTCCTCGAGGAGTTCGCGGAACTGGTGCGCGTCTCGGGTACCGAGGACGAACGCCGCGCCGCGCGGTACCTGACCGACCGGCTCGAGGCGTTCGGCGTCGAGTACGAACGCTACGACCCCGAACTCTACATCAGCCAACCACACAGCGCGTCGATAACCGTCGACGACGGCGTCTTCGAACCGGGCCCGGTGAAGACGGTCGCGTTTTCGGCGGCGACGACGGTGACGGGTGAGCTCGTGTACGTCGGCGAAGCCGAGCAGAGCGACGTGGGGAACGACGACGACAGCCAGTACCACGCGGTGAACATCACGCGGCCGTACGCCGACGTGGACGACCTGAGCGGGAAGATCGCCCTCACCGCCGCGGGGAGCCTCTCGATCCGCGCGACCCGGGTGCTCGAAGAGAAGGGTGCCGCGGGCGTCATCGCCATCCACGAGAACGAACGCGAACCCCACGACGGGATCGCGAGTTCGGTCTGGGGGGGCGCACCGCCCTACGACGAACGGGAGCGGATCCCCGACGTCCCCATCGCCAACGTCACTCGGCCGGACGGCGACGAACTCCGGTCGTACGCCGACGCCGAGGCGACCCACGAGGTCACCCTCGAAACCGACGTGACGACGGACTGGATGGCGTGCCCCATCGTCGAGGCGCGCATCGAGGCCGGCGACGCCGACCCCGACAACGACGACTTCGTGCTGCTGCACGGCCACTACGACTCGTGGGGCGTCGGCATCGCCGACAACGCGACCGGCGACGCCGGGCTGCTCGAACTCGCCCGCGTCTTCGACGAGCACGCCGACGACCTGAAGCGGGACCTGCGCGTCGCGTGGTGGCCCGGACACTCGACGGGGCGCTACGCCGGCTCGACGTGGTACGCCGACGAGTTCGCCACCGACCTCGTTGAGGACTGTGTCGCCCACGTGGACATGGACAGCCCGGGCGCGAAGGGCTCGACTGAGTACGTGGATATGGCCTGCTGGATGCCGGAGATGCACGGCGTCGTCGCCTCGGCCATCGAGGACGCGACTGGGGCGCCCTACAGCGAGAACCGCCCCCGACGCGCGGGCGACTACTCGTTCAACAACCTCGGCCTCTCCGGGGCGTTCACGCTCTCCTCGAACATCCCCGCGGACGTGCGGGAGACCATGCGCTGGCACACCGTCGGCGGCTGTGGCGGCAACGCCGACGCCTGGCACCTCAGCACCGACACCCTCGACAAGGCGGGCAAACCCGAACTCGTCCGGGACATCCGGATGTACGCGGTGCTTGTCTCGCGGCTGCTCCGCTCGGACGTGCTCCCGCACGACCACGCGCGGAACGTCGAGCGCCACCAGTCCATCGTCGCGGACTACGACGACCTCGCGGGCGACGCGTTCGACTTCGGGCCCACGCTCGACGCGCTGGAGGAGGTCGGCGACGCGGTCGAGGCGTTCCACGACGCCGTCGACGCCGGCGAGGTCGATCCGACAACCGCGAACGAGACGATCAAGACGCTCTCGCGCACGCTCACTCGGCTCAACTTCGTCAGCGACGGCCAGTTCGAGCAGGACCCGGCGTACAACCGGCCGCCGTACCCCCGCTACGAGAACACGTCGATGTTCGAGCTGTACGACGAGGACGACGACGAGTACCGGTTCCTGCAGGTCGAACTGCAGCGAGCGCAGAACGACGCGGTGTTCGAACTGTCGCGGCTGCGAGACCAGCTTCCGAACTGA